One Fontisphaera persica DNA window includes the following coding sequences:
- the argS gene encoding arginine--tRNA ligase, which translates to MLYLTLEKQLHAAVQTVLPEAALGTLQVRPCADPKFGDYQCNLMGLAKQFQRPPRPLAEQVKAQLAVSEWCEAVELAGAGFLNFRLRPEAMARELEQAAQTGALFFTSAECPRTVVVDFSSPNVAKPMHVGHIRSTILGDSLARILRLLGHRVITDNHLGDWGTQFGKLLLGWKQRLTPDARARATIDDLERLYKEVNAACEADPAQLEAAKQELVKLQQGDPENLTIWQKMIELSRAEFDAIYQRLGVRFDYTLGESYYNPFLKQVVQDLLRRGIARESDGAVCVFSDGQCPPKEDPFLIQRDGQWVPNPCLILKSDGAANYATTDLATLDYRWRTWRPDEIIYVTDGRQQLHFRQVFAVFARWQPEAAAHLRLAHVWFGSILGEDGKPFKTRSGETIRLSELLDEAEERALAVVNQKNPELPEEERRRIARVVGIGAVKYADLLPNRQSDYVFSWEKMLSLQGNSAVYLLYAYARIRSIFRKGVEQGVSLETEAPVQVTTAEERALGRHLLNFGLVLRIAAEEYRPNYLCNYLYELAGLFARFFEQCPVLKSEPAVRASRLKLCDLTARVLKQGLEVLGIETLEQI; encoded by the coding sequence ATGCTGTATTTGACCCTCGAAAAACAACTGCACGCCGCGGTGCAAACCGTGCTGCCGGAAGCCGCGCTGGGCACCTTGCAGGTGCGTCCCTGCGCGGACCCCAAATTTGGCGATTACCAATGCAACTTAATGGGGCTGGCCAAACAGTTTCAACGTCCGCCCCGGCCGCTGGCCGAGCAAGTGAAGGCGCAACTGGCGGTGAGCGAATGGTGTGAGGCGGTGGAGCTGGCTGGCGCCGGGTTTCTCAATTTTCGCCTGCGTCCTGAAGCCATGGCGCGGGAATTGGAGCAGGCCGCGCAAACGGGGGCGTTGTTTTTTACCTCCGCCGAGTGTCCTCGCACGGTGGTGGTGGATTTCAGTTCCCCCAATGTGGCCAAGCCCATGCACGTGGGGCACATTCGCTCCACCATTCTGGGAGACAGTCTGGCCCGGATATTACGTTTGTTGGGGCATCGGGTAATTACGGACAATCACCTGGGCGATTGGGGCACGCAATTTGGCAAGCTCTTGTTGGGTTGGAAACAGCGCCTGACTCCCGACGCGCGGGCGCGGGCCACCATTGATGACCTGGAGCGTTTGTACAAGGAGGTCAATGCGGCTTGCGAGGCCGATCCTGCACAATTGGAGGCCGCGAAACAGGAGCTGGTGAAGTTGCAGCAGGGGGACCCGGAAAACCTGACCATCTGGCAGAAGATGATTGAGCTTTCGCGGGCCGAATTTGACGCCATTTACCAGCGGCTGGGCGTGCGCTTTGATTACACCTTGGGCGAGAGTTATTATAATCCCTTTCTGAAACAGGTGGTGCAGGATTTGTTGCGGCGGGGGATTGCCCGGGAAAGCGATGGCGCGGTTTGTGTGTTTTCCGACGGCCAATGCCCCCCCAAAGAAGACCCTTTCCTAATTCAACGCGACGGCCAATGGGTGCCCAATCCCTGCCTCATCCTCAAGAGCGACGGCGCGGCCAACTACGCCACGACGGACCTGGCCACCCTGGACTACCGATGGCGCACCTGGCGGCCGGATGAAATCATCTATGTCACCGATGGCCGCCAGCAATTGCACTTCCGGCAGGTGTTTGCCGTGTTTGCCCGCTGGCAGCCCGAGGCCGCCGCCCATTTGCGGCTGGCCCATGTGTGGTTTGGTTCGATTCTGGGGGAGGATGGCAAGCCCTTCAAAACCCGCAGCGGCGAGACCATCCGCTTGAGTGAACTTTTGGACGAGGCTGAGGAGCGCGCCCTGGCGGTGGTGAACCAGAAGAACCCTGAACTGCCGGAAGAAGAGCGGCGCCGCATCGCGCGGGTGGTGGGCATTGGCGCGGTTAAATACGCCGATTTGCTGCCCAACCGCCAGAGCGATTATGTGTTCAGTTGGGAGAAAATGCTTTCGTTGCAAGGCAACTCCGCGGTGTATTTGCTCTATGCCTATGCGCGGATTCGCAGCATTTTCCGCAAAGGCGTGGAGCAGGGGGTGAGTCTGGAAACCGAGGCCCCTGTGCAGGTGACCACGGCCGAAGAAAGGGCTTTGGGACGGCATTTATTGAACTTTGGCCTGGTGTTGCGCATCGCGGCGGAAGAATATCGGCCCAATTACCTGTGCAATTATTTGTACGAGCTGGCGGGACTGTTTGCCCGTTTCTTCGAGCAATGCCCCGTGCTCAAGAGCGAGCCGGCGGTGCGGGCCTCCCGTTTAAAACTTTGCGATTTGACGGCCCGGGTGCTCAAGCAGGGGCTGGAGGTGCTGGGAATTGAGACGTTGGAGCAAATTTAA
- a CDS encoding PTS sugar transporter subunit IIA yields MQLGDILGVEQIVPDLKATNRWEAIDELVDVLIATGKIQAKDRAAIIAAVRKRENSMSTGIGFGIGIPHASTDLLFEVVGALGRSRKGVDFDALDNRPVHLVMLFLVPQGQFQKHLHTLANIAKLLHVQEFRNALVEAPDAEAMLRIIKEQSRK; encoded by the coding sequence ATGCAATTAGGCGACATCCTGGGTGTCGAGCAAATCGTGCCAGACCTCAAGGCCACCAACCGCTGGGAGGCCATTGACGAGCTGGTGGATGTGCTCATAGCCACCGGCAAAATCCAGGCCAAGGACCGGGCGGCCATCATTGCGGCGGTGCGCAAGCGGGAAAACTCGATGAGCACCGGCATCGGTTTTGGCATTGGCATTCCTCATGCCTCCACCGATTTGCTTTTTGAGGTGGTGGGGGCTTTGGGCCGCTCCCGTAAAGGAGTGGATTTTGATGCGCTGGACAACCGCCCGGTGCATCTGGTCATGTTGTTTCTGGTGCCGCAGGGACAGTTCCAGAAACACCTGCACACCCTGGCCAACATTGCCAAGCTGTTGCACGTGCAGGAATTTCGCAACGCGCTGGTGGAAGCGCCGGACGCGGAGGCGATGCTGCGCATCATCAAGGAGCAAAGCCGCAAATAA
- a CDS encoding CCA tRNA nucleotidyltransferase codes for MASDLASIALEIARRLQTRGHAAYWVGGCVRDLQLGRQPQDYDLATSARPEEVEALFPRCLPVGRQFGVMVVIEEGHPFQVATFRTENHYTDGRHPAQVAFASAQEDARRRDFTINGLFYDPVKGELLDWVGGMEDLRLRRVRAIGPPEERFAEDHLRLLRAARFAAQLDFDMEPATLQAVRHLAPAIRKVSAERVRDELKKLFHPGCAARGLAWLERCQLLGEVLPEVAALAGCQQDPLYHPEGDVLEHVRRMLRALPADANPLLPWAVLLHDIGKPPCQEEDAAGRRHFHHHERVGADMTDALCRRLRFANEEREILVECVRSHMKYHQARQMRRSTLRRLLLRPSASLELELHRLDCTTTGRDLANYEFLQAARQQLEAQPALARPLLTGKDLLALGMSPGPAMGRLLREVRDKQLHDELNNYEEAMNWVRQRLQEGGASGPNPAGANSKKCPES; via the coding sequence ATGGCTTCAGACCTGGCCTCCATTGCGCTGGAAATTGCGCGGCGGTTGCAGACCCGCGGCCATGCCGCCTATTGGGTCGGCGGATGCGTGCGAGATTTGCAACTGGGCCGCCAGCCCCAAGACTACGACCTTGCCACCAGCGCACGCCCGGAGGAGGTGGAGGCGCTTTTCCCGCGCTGTCTGCCCGTCGGACGCCAGTTCGGGGTCATGGTGGTCATCGAAGAAGGGCATCCCTTCCAAGTGGCCACTTTCCGCACCGAAAACCACTACACCGATGGCCGCCATCCCGCACAGGTGGCCTTCGCCTCCGCTCAGGAAGATGCCCGCCGCCGCGATTTCACCATCAATGGCCTGTTCTACGACCCCGTCAAAGGCGAGTTGCTCGACTGGGTGGGAGGCATGGAGGATTTGCGCCTTCGCCGGGTGCGCGCCATCGGCCCGCCGGAAGAGCGGTTTGCCGAGGACCATCTGCGCCTGCTGCGCGCCGCCCGTTTTGCCGCGCAACTGGACTTCGACATGGAGCCGGCCACGCTGCAGGCCGTCCGCCATCTCGCGCCTGCCATCCGCAAAGTCAGCGCCGAACGTGTGCGGGACGAACTCAAGAAACTTTTTCATCCCGGCTGCGCGGCGCGGGGGCTGGCATGGCTGGAACGCTGTCAGTTATTGGGCGAAGTTTTGCCCGAAGTGGCCGCCCTGGCCGGTTGCCAGCAAGACCCCCTCTACCATCCAGAAGGCGATGTTTTGGAGCATGTCCGGCGCATGTTGCGCGCCCTTCCCGCCGATGCGAATCCGCTCCTTCCCTGGGCGGTGTTATTGCATGACATCGGCAAGCCGCCCTGCCAGGAAGAGGATGCCGCCGGGCGCCGCCATTTCCACCACCATGAACGCGTGGGCGCCGACATGACCGATGCGCTCTGCCGGCGCCTGCGGTTTGCCAACGAAGAACGAGAAATCCTGGTGGAATGTGTGCGATCCCACATGAAATACCACCAGGCACGCCAGATGCGCCGCAGCACCCTCCGGCGGTTGCTGCTGCGTCCGTCAGCATCATTGGAACTGGAACTGCACCGCCTGGACTGCACCACCACCGGCCGCGATTTAGCCAACTACGAATTCCTGCAAGCCGCGCGCCAGCAGCTTGAAGCCCAGCCTGCCCTGGCCCGCCCCCTGTTAACCGGCAAAGATTTACTGGCCCTGGGCATGTCCCCCGGCCCAGCCATGGGGCGGCTGTTGCGCGAAGTCCGCGACAAGCAGTTGCACGACGAGTTGAACAATTACGAAGAGGCCATGAACTGGGTACGCCAACGGCTGCAGGAAGGCGGTGCTTCCGGGCCGAATCCCGCCGGCGCCAACTCAAAGAAATGCCCGGAATCCTAA
- a CDS encoding ABC transporter substrate-binding protein, giving the protein MNMISRLLASALCGLGLAALSLNPLAAAPGDNVIKIGALFSVTGPAAFLGAPEAKTAQMVADKINAAGGVDGRKIQLLIKDTAGSPEKAVALARQLIEEERVLAIIGPSTSGETMQIKNLCEENQTLLISCAAAEVIVNPVAKYVFKTAQNDSAAIAWIYRHMKEKNISRIAILTGNDGFGVAGKKQLEDAAKAAGLQIVANEVYDRQATDLTDILTKVKSASGVQAVVNWSIVPAQSIVAKNMRQIGLNVPLYQSHGFGNRKYVEQAGVAAEGILFPASRLLVAHELPDSHPQKAVLTAYLKEYEAQFKEEASAFGGYAHDALLIVVEGVRQAKSTEPAKVRDAIEKLKNFVGVTGTFSFSPKDHGGLGLDAFEMLTVKDGKFTIYKP; this is encoded by the coding sequence ATGAACATGATTAGCCGCTTGCTGGCCTCCGCGCTCTGTGGCCTCGGCCTGGCCGCCCTCTCTCTGAATCCTCTGGCTGCCGCTCCAGGGGATAATGTTATAAAAATCGGGGCCCTCTTTTCCGTCACCGGGCCTGCTGCTTTTCTAGGGGCGCCCGAAGCCAAAACTGCCCAAATGGTGGCCGACAAAATCAATGCAGCCGGCGGGGTGGACGGTCGCAAAATCCAGCTCCTCATTAAAGACACCGCCGGCAGCCCGGAGAAGGCGGTGGCCCTGGCACGGCAGCTTATTGAGGAAGAGCGCGTGCTGGCCATCATCGGGCCCTCCACCAGCGGCGAAACCATGCAAATCAAAAACCTGTGCGAGGAAAACCAGACGCTGCTCATCTCCTGCGCAGCCGCCGAGGTCATTGTGAATCCCGTGGCCAAATATGTTTTCAAAACCGCCCAAAACGATAGCGCAGCCATTGCGTGGATTTACCGGCACATGAAGGAAAAAAACATCAGCCGCATCGCCATCCTGACCGGCAACGATGGCTTCGGGGTGGCAGGCAAAAAGCAGTTGGAAGATGCCGCCAAGGCCGCCGGCCTGCAAATCGTGGCCAATGAAGTCTATGACCGGCAGGCCACGGATTTGACGGACATCCTGACCAAGGTCAAGAGCGCCTCCGGCGTGCAAGCGGTGGTGAACTGGAGCATTGTGCCGGCGCAATCCATTGTGGCAAAAAACATGCGGCAAATCGGGCTGAATGTGCCGCTCTATCAAAGCCACGGTTTTGGCAACCGCAAATACGTGGAACAAGCCGGAGTGGCCGCCGAGGGCATTCTCTTCCCGGCCAGCCGGTTGCTGGTGGCGCATGAGCTTCCGGATTCCCACCCGCAAAAAGCTGTGTTAACGGCGTATCTCAAGGAATATGAGGCCCAGTTCAAAGAAGAGGCCAGCGCGTTTGGGGGGTATGCTCATGACGCCTTGTTGATTGTGGTGGAAGGCGTGCGCCAGGCCAAAAGCACGGAGCCGGCCAAAGTCCGCGACGCCATTGAAAAATTGAAAAACTTTGTGGGCGTGACCGGCACGTTCAGCTTTTCGCCCAAAGACCATGGCGGGCTGGGGCTGGACGCCTTCGAGATGCTGACGGTCAAGGACGGCAAGTTTACGATTTACAAACCCTAA
- a CDS encoding branched-chain amino acid ABC transporter permease, protein MDADNLALQYLLSGITKGSIYAVVAIGFNLIYSATGVLNFAQGEFVMLGGMIAVTLAAFVPLPVAVTGAVLAVTLLGCGLELAFFRRLRRHSVLHLIIITIGLSIVIQEAALHIWDEKVRSLPYFTGNEASSVRWWGASISPQVFWVLGTVGIAVLVLHLFLRQTLTGQAMRACSAQPEAAMLAGINLQNMRTLAFGLSAGLGALAGCVISPITMTHYEMGAPLAIKGFASAVLGGLGNPTAALAGGLMVGILEAASVSVLPAAYNDVAAFAVLLLVLFFRPHGIWGKPAGQGVREH, encoded by the coding sequence ATGGACGCAGATAATCTGGCGCTCCAATACCTGCTCTCCGGGATTACCAAGGGCAGCATTTACGCCGTGGTGGCAATTGGGTTTAACCTGATTTACAGCGCCACTGGCGTCCTCAATTTTGCCCAGGGTGAATTTGTGATGTTGGGCGGCATGATAGCCGTCACGCTGGCCGCCTTTGTCCCCCTGCCGGTGGCGGTCACCGGCGCCGTGCTGGCTGTCACACTGCTGGGATGCGGGTTGGAGCTGGCTTTTTTCCGACGCCTGCGCCGGCACTCCGTGCTGCATTTGATTATTATCACCATCGGTCTTTCCATCGTCATCCAGGAGGCCGCCCTGCATATCTGGGATGAAAAAGTGCGTTCGCTGCCCTATTTCACGGGCAATGAAGCCTCCTCCGTCCGCTGGTGGGGCGCCTCCATTTCCCCCCAGGTTTTCTGGGTGCTCGGCACGGTGGGCATTGCCGTCCTGGTGCTGCACTTGTTTTTACGCCAAACCTTGACCGGCCAGGCAATGCGGGCCTGCTCAGCGCAACCAGAGGCCGCCATGCTGGCAGGCATCAATCTGCAAAACATGCGCACGCTGGCGTTTGGTTTGAGCGCCGGATTGGGGGCCTTGGCAGGGTGCGTGATCTCCCCGATCACCATGACCCACTACGAAATGGGCGCGCCGCTGGCCATCAAAGGGTTTGCGTCCGCGGTGCTGGGCGGTTTGGGCAATCCCACCGCCGCGCTGGCAGGCGGCTTGATGGTGGGCATTCTGGAAGCCGCCAGCGTCAGTGTGTTACCGGCGGCCTACAATGATGTGGCCGCCTTTGCGGTCTTGCTGTTGGTGCTGTTTTTCCGGCCCCACGGCATCTGGGGCAAACCGGCGGGACAAGGGGTGCGGGAGCATTAA
- a CDS encoding branched-chain amino acid ABC transporter permease produces the protein MSALKKILPYLGLIAALIALQVILKLAGREFWLTQLTMALYCTVVVLGLCLLMGFAGQVSLGHAAFFAMGGYTTAWFTTHNFAASKDALLVSLMQNLGMLQERTDLYNNPILTGQPWAGCGLALLITLAISLIIGYPALRLHGHYLAMATLGFGLIVSKIIIGSSTLGASDGLTNVPAWSLPLGLTLGRRPELRVQNFYVASGLLVLTLLLLRNWVYSRVGRALQAIHDRETAANAAGIDTARYKLKAFVASAMLAALAGVFYTHYTGGISPSKAGALESVRYVALAAAGGMSSLWGVTTVSTALNFCSFRGWFGSLDHAIFGMVLIVIVSLAPEGPLRPISEGLARTWRKLARRKEATDAPA, from the coding sequence ATGAGCGCGCTGAAAAAAATCCTGCCTTATCTGGGCCTGATTGCCGCGCTGATTGCACTGCAGGTGATTCTGAAACTGGCCGGGCGCGAATTCTGGCTGACCCAGCTTACCATGGCGCTCTATTGCACGGTCGTGGTTCTGGGACTTTGTCTGCTGATGGGATTTGCGGGCCAGGTGTCCCTGGGCCACGCCGCCTTTTTTGCCATGGGCGGTTATACCACCGCCTGGTTCACCACCCATAACTTTGCCGCCAGCAAAGATGCGCTGCTGGTGAGTCTCATGCAGAATTTAGGCATGTTGCAGGAACGCACTGACCTTTACAATAATCCCATCCTCACCGGCCAGCCTTGGGCAGGATGCGGTTTGGCCTTGCTGATAACCCTGGCCATATCCCTCATCATTGGCTACCCGGCCTTGCGTTTGCACGGTCATTACCTGGCCATGGCAACGCTGGGTTTTGGGCTGATTGTGAGCAAAATCATCATTGGCAGCTCGACCCTCGGCGCTTCGGACGGCCTCACCAATGTGCCCGCCTGGTCTTTGCCCTTGGGCTTGACCTTGGGCAGACGTCCGGAGCTGCGGGTGCAAAATTTTTACGTGGCGTCCGGGCTGTTGGTGCTCACCCTGCTGCTGCTGCGCAACTGGGTTTATTCCCGTGTAGGGCGGGCTTTGCAGGCAATTCATGACCGGGAAACGGCGGCCAATGCCGCGGGCATTGATACGGCGCGCTACAAACTCAAGGCCTTCGTTGCCAGTGCGATGCTGGCGGCGCTGGCAGGAGTTTTTTACACCCATTACACAGGTGGCATCAGCCCCTCCAAGGCGGGAGCCTTGGAATCCGTGCGTTACGTGGCGCTGGCGGCGGCGGGCGGCATGTCCAGCTTGTGGGGGGTCACCACGGTCAGCACCGCCCTGAATTTCTGCTCCTTCCGAGGCTGGTTTGGCAGCCTGGACCATGCCATCTTCGGTATGGTCCTTATCGTCATCGTTTCCCTGGCGCCGGAAGGGCCGCTGCGTCCCATAAGCGAGGGTCTGGCGCGCACGTGGCGCAAACTCGCCCGCCGAAAGGAGGCCACCGATGCCCCTGCTTGA
- a CDS encoding ABC transporter ATP-binding protein, which produces MPLLETRSLRRAFGGLVAVNAVSLKVERGLIKGLIGPNGAGKTTFFNLISGLLKPDAGQVFFDGHDITGWPPYRIARLGVARTFQNPSLFPRLNVLENVMVGCHAHTHHDFLSCALRWPGMRREERAIREQAMEQLRWLGLESWATRPAHALAFGQRRMVELARALAARPSLLLLDEPASGLNPAEKNALADTIRQIRERGVTILLVEHDIPLVMNLADELMVLHFGATIAEGPPSVIRRDPKVIGVYLGQEAEHALAS; this is translated from the coding sequence ATGCCCCTGCTTGAGACCCGCTCCCTGCGGCGCGCCTTTGGCGGCCTGGTCGCCGTGAATGCAGTTTCCTTGAAGGTGGAACGCGGTCTAATCAAGGGCCTTATCGGGCCCAACGGCGCTGGCAAAACCACCTTCTTCAATTTGATTTCTGGATTGCTAAAGCCAGACGCCGGGCAGGTGTTTTTTGACGGACACGACATCACCGGCTGGCCGCCTTATCGCATTGCCCGCCTGGGCGTAGCGCGCACTTTTCAGAATCCCAGTCTGTTTCCCCGGCTGAACGTGCTGGAAAATGTGATGGTGGGCTGCCATGCCCATACGCATCACGATTTTCTGAGCTGCGCCCTGCGATGGCCCGGCATGCGCCGCGAGGAGCGGGCCATCCGTGAGCAGGCCATGGAGCAGCTTCGCTGGCTGGGTTTGGAATCCTGGGCCACTCGCCCAGCCCATGCCCTGGCTTTTGGCCAGCGGCGCATGGTGGAACTGGCCCGTGCCCTGGCCGCGCGCCCCTCTCTTTTGCTGCTGGACGAACCGGCCAGTGGCCTGAATCCGGCGGAAAAAAACGCGCTCGCGGACACCATCCGTCAAATCCGGGAGCGGGGGGTAACCATCCTGCTGGTGGAACACGACATTCCCCTGGTCATGAACCTGGCGGATGAACTAATGGTTTTGCACTTTGGGGCCACCATTGCCGAAGGTCCGCCTTCGGTCATCCGCCGCGACCCCAAGGTTATTGGCGTCTATCTGGGGCAGGAAGCTGAGCATGCTCTTGCAAGTTAA
- a CDS encoding ABC transporter ATP-binding protein, with product MLLQVKNLRCGHGSLEVIHGVSLHVCAGEIVGLLGANGAGKTSLLRALAGLLPIWDGEVRVDGRSLRGQPAWRGVSNGVVMVPEGKMIFADMTVQENLLLGGYHNPDRRLQLEIVLERFPRLRERLRQVAGTLSGGEQQMLAIGRALMARPRLLLLDEPSMGLAPLMVREVFQEIVKLREAGLTVLLVEQNARATLEVTDRAYVMENGEILLEGRAGDLAHHPEVQRAYLGKGREDTTP from the coding sequence ATGCTCTTGCAAGTTAAAAACCTGCGCTGCGGCCACGGCAGCCTCGAAGTCATCCACGGCGTGAGTTTGCACGTCTGCGCCGGAGAAATTGTTGGCCTGCTCGGCGCCAATGGCGCCGGCAAAACCTCCCTGCTGCGCGCCCTGGCCGGCCTGCTGCCGATTTGGGACGGTGAGGTGCGGGTGGATGGGCGCTCCCTCCGCGGCCAGCCGGCCTGGCGCGGGGTCAGCAACGGCGTTGTGATGGTGCCCGAGGGCAAAATGATTTTCGCCGACATGACCGTGCAGGAAAACCTCCTCCTGGGCGGTTACCACAACCCTGACCGGCGTTTGCAACTTGAAATTGTGCTGGAACGATTCCCGCGCCTGCGCGAGCGCCTGCGCCAGGTGGCCGGCACCCTTTCCGGCGGCGAGCAACAAATGTTGGCCATTGGCCGCGCCCTGATGGCGCGTCCCCGTTTGCTGCTCCTGGACGAGCCTTCCATGGGATTGGCGCCCTTGATGGTGCGCGAAGTTTTTCAGGAAATTGTCAAACTGCGCGAAGCCGGGTTGACCGTGCTGCTGGTCGAACAAAATGCCCGGGCCACCTTGGAGGTGACGGACCGCGCTTATGTGATGGAAAATGGAGAAATCCTGCTGGAGGGCCGAGCCGGCGACCTGGCCCATCATCCGGAAGTGCAACGCGCCTACCTCGGCAAAGGCCGCGAAGACACCACGCCATGA
- a CDS encoding phenylacetate--CoA ligase family protein — protein sequence MKPFEPRYETMPRPELEQLQLERLQALLARLRRNVRRYREKLGEARVPELAALARLPFTTPEELADSFPYGMFAFPLREVIRLHTTVGPGGRPVVIGHTHGDLQQWGRLVARQLAACGVTANDVVQIALGSGLFTHASGYVLGAEMLGASVIAEDPAHTDYQVAMLQNYRPTVLITTPTHALDLIQRLDRNRTDAQSLHLRAVLLSRPVPPPLREQIAAGLFAVAHCNFGLGEILDPGLCVECDAGHFHVHEDQFLVEVCDGELVVTTLCREALPLLRYRTRVAARLRHERCSCGRTGVILEPGERLDGRLSVNEEPLYENQIAEVLGHTRLAGHPFTLEITAGRIIVKVALTADLFADTIWFLQKLQYEVEAEFAARLGIPTEVRFTHPPRPAG from the coding sequence ATGAAACCTTTTGAACCACGTTACGAAACCATGCCCCGCCCCGAGCTGGAGCAGCTCCAGCTCGAACGCCTGCAAGCCCTGCTGGCACGCCTTCGCCGCAATGTGCGCCGCTACCGTGAAAAACTGGGCGAAGCACGCGTGCCGGAGCTGGCCGCGCTGGCGCGCCTCCCCTTCACCACTCCCGAAGAGCTGGCCGACAGTTTTCCCTATGGCATGTTTGCCTTTCCCCTGCGGGAAGTCATTCGTCTCCACACCACCGTGGGACCAGGCGGACGCCCCGTGGTCATTGGGCACACGCACGGCGACTTGCAACAATGGGGCCGCCTGGTGGCCCGCCAACTGGCTGCCTGCGGGGTGACGGCCAATGATGTCGTGCAAATCGCCCTCGGCAGCGGCCTGTTTACCCATGCCTCCGGCTACGTGCTGGGCGCGGAAATGCTGGGTGCCTCCGTCATTGCCGAAGACCCGGCCCATACGGACTACCAGGTGGCCATGCTGCAAAACTACCGTCCCACCGTTCTCATCACCACGCCCACCCACGCCCTGGACCTGATTCAACGACTGGACCGCAACCGCACTGACGCGCAGAGCCTGCATCTGCGCGCCGTGTTGCTTTCCCGTCCTGTGCCGCCGCCCTTGCGCGAGCAAATCGCCGCTGGTCTTTTTGCCGTGGCCCATTGTAATTTTGGCCTGGGAGAAATCCTGGACCCCGGCCTGTGTGTGGAATGCGATGCCGGGCATTTTCATGTGCATGAAGACCAATTCCTGGTGGAAGTCTGCGACGGTGAGCTGGTGGTGACCACGCTGTGCCGCGAAGCTCTGCCGCTTTTGCGCTACCGCACCCGTGTGGCCGCCCGCCTGCGCCATGAGCGCTGCTCCTGTGGACGCACCGGGGTCATTTTGGAACCCGGGGAACGACTGGATGGGCGCCTTTCAGTCAACGAGGAACCCCTTTACGAAAACCAGATTGCCGAGGTGCTGGGCCACACGCGCCTGGCCGGTCATCCTTTCACCTTGGAAATCACTGCCGGTCGCATCATCGTCAAAGTGGCTCTGACAGCGGACTTGTTTGCCGATACCATCTGGTTCCTCCAAAAACTGCAATACGAGGTGGAAGCCGAATTTGCCGCACGGCTGGGCATTCCCACCGAAGTGCGTTTTACTCATCCCCCACGGCCAGCCGGGTGA
- a CDS encoding rhodanese-like domain-containing protein: MDWQTIVVVVAAVVALMVWKSLGLVSVRTALEHLKKGAQVIDVRTPEEFRRDHLPGAVNVPLHELEERIGKVAPDKNQPLLLHCLSGGRSGIAARKLRQLGYQKVFNLGGYSRAAKVVRQQAGR, encoded by the coding sequence ATGGACTGGCAAACAATCGTGGTGGTGGTGGCGGCGGTGGTGGCCTTGATGGTGTGGAAAAGCTTGGGACTGGTGAGTGTGCGGACCGCACTGGAGCATCTCAAGAAAGGCGCCCAAGTGATTGACGTGCGCACGCCGGAGGAATTTCGCCGGGATCACCTGCCCGGGGCAGTCAACGTGCCCTTGCACGAATTGGAAGAGCGCATTGGGAAGGTGGCCCCCGACAAAAACCAGCCCCTGCTGCTGCATTGCTTAAGCGGAGGACGTAGTGGCATAGCGGCCCGGAAGCTTCGTCAGTTGGGTTATCAAAAGGTGTTTAATTTGGGTGGTTATTCCCGCGCCGCCAAGGTGGTCCGCCAGCAGGCGGGCAGATAG